The Neobacillus sp. OS1-2 genome includes a window with the following:
- the thrB gene encoding homoserine kinase, whose translation MTLHDRFVIKVPSSTANLGPGFDSIGLALNLYLTLEIEKNDQWECYSSCEELKDLPTDESHFICQVAIKTAANYGIELPPCKIKIESEIPLARGLGSSAAAIVAGIELADAVGGLRLTKNEKLLLATKWEGHPDNVGASLFGGLVIGRYDQHDVDMLSITDLPVEMVTVIPGEILLTKESRDVLPAAYSRQEAVQASSTANLLIAALVSQNWNLAGKMMGQDRFHQPYRQPLIHFYQEIESCAKSNGAFGVALSGAGPTVICFSEKGKGQELAYALGQEFPSMTVKRLSIDYFGSCVKEVEEFVK comes from the coding sequence ATGACTTTACATGATCGCTTTGTGATTAAAGTACCTTCGAGTACAGCAAACCTTGGGCCTGGCTTCGATTCAATCGGTCTAGCATTAAATTTATATCTAACATTAGAAATCGAGAAGAACGATCAGTGGGAATGCTATTCTTCGTGTGAGGAATTGAAGGATCTCCCAACCGATGAGAGCCATTTTATCTGCCAAGTTGCCATTAAGACCGCCGCTAATTATGGAATAGAGTTACCTCCTTGTAAAATAAAAATAGAGAGTGAGATTCCCTTAGCGCGAGGACTTGGCTCAAGTGCGGCGGCGATTGTTGCCGGAATTGAGCTTGCGGATGCGGTTGGCGGCTTACGTTTAACGAAAAACGAAAAGCTTCTGCTTGCTACAAAGTGGGAAGGGCATCCGGATAATGTGGGTGCTTCTCTATTTGGAGGACTTGTCATCGGAAGGTATGATCAACATGACGTAGATATGCTTTCCATTACTGACCTCCCTGTCGAAATGGTGACGGTGATACCGGGGGAAATTTTATTGACGAAGGAATCGCGCGATGTTTTACCTGCCGCCTATTCACGGCAAGAGGCTGTCCAGGCTTCTTCCACTGCTAACCTTTTGATTGCTGCTCTAGTAAGTCAAAATTGGAATCTTGCCGGAAAAATGATGGGACAAGACCGTTTCCATCAGCCCTATCGACAACCGCTGATTCATTTTTATCAAGAGATTGAATCATGTGCAAAGTCCAATGGGGCATTCGGAGTGGCATTGAGCGGTGCCGGGCCAACAGTCATTTGCTTTAGTGAAAAAGGAAAAGGGCAGGAGCTGGCGTATGCCTTAGGTCAGGAATTTCCCAGCATGACTGTAAAAAGGTTGTCAATCGATTATTTTGGCAGCTGTGTAAAGGAA
- the serA gene encoding phosphoglycerate dehydrogenase produces MYKVLVTDGISSTGLVSLMEHPHFVVDRQPTLPTEELKNIIGHYDALIVRSQTKVTEELLLAADRLRVIARAGVGVDNIDVNAATRKGIIVINAPGANTIAATEHTLAMMLSLARKIPQAHQKTAGGEWDRNSFKGVELYKKTLGVIGMGKIGTEVAKRAKSFGMNILGFDPYLTEERAKKLGMTKASLDLIAQESDFITIHTPLTNDTRGLINDDYLSKTKKGVRFVNCARGGVIDEEALVRAIKSGHVAGAALDVFAKEPVADPELLQNPNIIVTPHLGASTVEAQEKVAQEVSAEIIEIFETQSIQNAVNMPQMSGETQAKLQPYLLLGDQMGQLVIQLLNKKAPDKIEINYYGDLIDEDTELLTRTLLKGILSYHLSDSVNLINALHLLKEQGVSYNVVKHATNKGFANYMELSVSNGLETARIGATVLNGYGARILKINEYRIDVKPEKYLLYIKHRDVPGMIGKVGSLLGNHGINIGTMQVGRTEVGGAAIMVLTLDKALGTEVIRDLTLIEGLDEAQLLELTNVDSFEPGRVEQEKVESI; encoded by the coding sequence ATGTATAAAGTTCTTGTAACAGATGGTATTAGCAGCACTGGTTTGGTGAGTCTTATGGAGCATCCCCATTTTGTCGTAGATCGGCAGCCTACATTGCCGACCGAAGAGTTGAAAAACATTATTGGCCATTACGATGCTTTAATTGTGAGAAGCCAAACAAAGGTAACCGAAGAACTACTTTTGGCAGCAGACCGGCTTCGGGTCATTGCCCGTGCAGGTGTTGGAGTCGACAACATTGATGTCAATGCAGCGACCCGAAAAGGGATCATCGTCATTAATGCTCCGGGGGCAAATACAATTGCCGCAACAGAGCATACATTAGCGATGATGTTGTCATTAGCGCGAAAAATTCCGCAAGCACATCAAAAGACAGCAGGCGGTGAATGGGATCGCAACTCCTTTAAAGGGGTGGAATTGTACAAAAAAACGCTAGGCGTTATCGGTATGGGCAAAATTGGAACAGAAGTGGCAAAACGGGCGAAAAGCTTTGGCATGAACATCCTCGGGTTTGATCCTTATTTAACAGAAGAGCGCGCGAAGAAACTGGGGATGACGAAGGCAAGCCTCGATTTAATTGCCCAGGAATCCGATTTTATCACGATTCATACGCCTCTGACGAATGATACGAGAGGATTGATTAATGACGACTATTTAAGCAAAACGAAAAAAGGGGTTCGCTTTGTAAACTGCGCCCGTGGCGGTGTAATTGACGAGGAAGCTTTAGTTAGAGCTATTAAGTCCGGGCATGTGGCAGGCGCTGCCCTTGATGTATTCGCAAAAGAACCGGTAGCCGATCCAGAATTGCTGCAAAACCCTAATATTATTGTCACGCCGCATCTTGGCGCTTCCACTGTAGAAGCACAGGAAAAGGTTGCCCAAGAAGTAAGTGCGGAGATTATCGAAATTTTTGAAACGCAATCGATTCAAAATGCCGTTAACATGCCGCAAATGTCTGGAGAAACACAAGCAAAGCTGCAGCCATATTTACTGCTGGGGGATCAAATGGGCCAGCTAGTAATTCAATTATTAAATAAAAAGGCTCCTGATAAAATCGAGATCAATTATTATGGTGATTTAATTGATGAAGATACCGAATTACTGACTCGTACTCTCTTAAAAGGCATTCTATCCTATCATTTAAGTGATTCTGTCAATCTCATAAACGCACTTCACCTTTTGAAGGAGCAGGGTGTTTCCTATAATGTGGTGAAACATGCTACCAATAAAGGCTTTGCGAATTATATGGAACTTTCAGTATCCAACGGTTTGGAAACGGCGCGGATTGGCGCTACTGTCTTAAACGGCTATGGTGCAAGGATTTTGAAAATAAACGAATATCGGATAGACGTAAAACCTGAAAAATACCTTTTATATATCAAACACCGCGACGTACCGGGGATGATCGGCAAAGTGGGCTCACTACTCGGGAATCATGGGATCAATATTGGTACGATGCAGGTTGGGCGAACAGAGGTCGGCGGGGCGGCTATCATGGTGTTAACCCTCGATAAAGCCTTGGGCACAGAAGTCATTCGGGATTTAACCTTAATTGAAGGATTAGATGAAGCGCAATTACTGGAGTTGACGAATGTGGATTCGTTCGAGCCGGGGCGTGTGGAGCAGGAGAAAGTGGAGAGTATTTAG
- a CDS encoding DUF3870 domain-containing protein, with amino-acid sequence MTGLKTYFLAGHSRLPQGMAAQSVFDSLTITVEVDKKYGVIIESSCTLATDHGRAYVQQILKGHSLQDGIDDIIAALREGYRGKAVNALIAAVKDLYGQYDSSNQ; translated from the coding sequence ATGACTGGATTAAAAACTTATTTCCTCGCGGGACACTCCCGCTTGCCGCAGGGGATGGCTGCCCAAAGTGTATTTGATTCACTAACAATCACCGTAGAGGTGGATAAAAAATACGGGGTTATTATTGAATCCTCCTGTACGCTGGCTACCGATCATGGGCGAGCGTACGTTCAGCAAATTTTAAAAGGGCACAGCCTGCAGGACGGGATAGACGATATTATAGCTGCACTAAGGGAAGGCTACCGCGGAAAGGCAGTAAATGCGCTAATTGCCGCCGTTAAAGATTTATACGGTCAATACGACAGTTCCAATCAATAA
- a CDS encoding CaiB/BaiF CoA-transferase family protein, whose amino-acid sequence MTGPLHGIKVIDLSRVLAGPYCTMILGDMGAEVIKIESVNSGDETRGWGPPFVEGESAYYLCANRNKQGITLNLKSQQGKGIFRKLIKDADVVVQNFKPGTLERLGIGYQEMKKENEGIILASISGFGSTEGPYSHLPGYDFIIQAMSGLMSITGEKEGQPVKVGVAIADVLTGLFTCIGILGAIQHRNSTGEGQEVDIALFDSQLAALVNVASNYLCSGNIPERLGNAHPNIVPYQVFTANDGDFIIAVGNDRQYQKLVILLDEPALLHYEKNSDRLHFKAEIEKIIAAKIKKKSRGEWKQLLDEAGIPNGPINNVKEALDSEQARAREIVVNVKHPVIQDLKLVGSPLKFSNSPVAIDRHPPMHGEHTEEVLIKLGYSKQEITQMKQQTII is encoded by the coding sequence TTGACAGGGCCGCTCCATGGAATAAAGGTAATTGATTTATCACGCGTACTAGCCGGACCCTATTGTACGATGATTTTAGGTGATATGGGGGCAGAGGTAATTAAAATTGAAAGCGTCAATTCCGGGGATGAAACACGTGGCTGGGGGCCGCCGTTTGTGGAAGGAGAGAGCGCCTATTACTTATGTGCCAATCGAAATAAACAGGGGATCACCCTAAATTTGAAATCACAGCAAGGTAAGGGGATTTTTCGAAAACTTATAAAGGATGCCGATGTCGTCGTTCAAAATTTTAAGCCGGGTACACTTGAAAGGTTGGGCATTGGTTATCAGGAAATGAAAAAAGAAAACGAGGGAATTATTTTAGCATCGATTAGTGGTTTTGGATCCACTGAGGGGCCTTACTCCCATCTGCCAGGCTATGATTTTATTATTCAGGCCATGTCGGGTTTAATGAGCATTACCGGTGAAAAAGAGGGACAGCCTGTAAAGGTTGGTGTCGCGATCGCAGACGTACTTACCGGACTATTTACGTGTATCGGAATTTTGGGAGCCATCCAGCATCGCAATAGCACGGGTGAGGGGCAGGAAGTGGATATCGCTTTATTTGATTCGCAGCTGGCTGCTCTAGTGAATGTTGCCAGTAATTATTTATGCTCCGGCAATATCCCTGAACGGCTTGGGAATGCCCACCCGAATATTGTCCCATATCAAGTGTTTACCGCAAATGATGGAGATTTTATCATCGCGGTAGGAAATGACCGGCAATATCAAAAACTAGTTATTCTCCTAGACGAGCCAGCACTTTTACACTATGAAAAGAACTCTGACAGGCTGCACTTTAAAGCTGAAATTGAAAAAATAATCGCAGCCAAAATTAAAAAGAAATCTAGAGGGGAATGGAAACAATTGCTCGATGAGGCTGGAATTCCTAATGGCCCCATTAACAATGTGAAGGAGGCGTTGGATTCCGAGCAGGCACGTGCCAGAGAAATTGTTGTCAATGTAAAGCATCCCGTGATTCAGGATTTAAAGCTTGTTGGTTCACCGTTAAAATTTTCAAATTCTCCAGTCGCTATTGATAGACACCCGCCCATGCACGGGGAACACACCGAAGAGGTATTAATAAAACTTGGCTACTCAAAGCAGGAAATTACCCAAATGAAACAACAAACTATTATTTAG
- a CDS encoding HAD family hydrolase produces the protein MIKTILFDVDGVLLSEEHYFDASALTVWEMLHSCSYLALAPGKFKTNHSEAEIQTIREEIFQDDKVLKFMKSRGLNANWDMIYLSFSYQLIHLLSQIKENEFENITKWCQAPLDRETLVEIGRVLSNYHVELDFGLFLEDFARSDAMRQDLLSYLNVLVKEKLGVDTTIFNKGVLWAICEHVSQEWYVGDEHVLASTGRPSVQTGKQGFLANETTLAPRDKIAELFHYLKRDGFTIGIGTGRPALETIQPFKHLDWLKHFDENRIVTADDVLIAEKELPEWKSLSKPHPYTYVMGIKGRSTSIRECLETALPIENGEEVLVVGDSLADLLAARQLGCQFAAVLTGLSGKAARSEFEQYEADYILDSVLDLKSIL, from the coding sequence TTGATTAAAACTATTTTGTTTGATGTTGATGGAGTCTTACTGAGCGAAGAGCATTATTTTGATGCCTCTGCTTTAACGGTTTGGGAGATGCTGCACAGTTGCAGTTACTTAGCATTGGCACCTGGGAAATTTAAAACAAACCATAGTGAAGCGGAAATTCAAACAATAAGAGAAGAAATTTTTCAGGACGACAAAGTCCTCAAATTTATGAAATCCCGCGGCCTAAACGCCAACTGGGACATGATCTATTTATCATTCAGCTACCAACTCATCCACCTATTGTCGCAAATCAAAGAAAATGAATTTGAAAATATTACCAAATGGTGCCAGGCACCATTGGATCGTGAAACGTTGGTGGAGATCGGCAGGGTGTTAAGTAATTATCATGTTGAGCTAGATTTTGGTTTGTTTTTGGAAGATTTTGCTCGATCTGATGCTATGAGGCAGGATTTGCTTAGTTACTTGAATGTGCTCGTGAAGGAAAAGCTTGGGGTGGATACGACTATTTTCAATAAAGGTGTACTTTGGGCGATTTGCGAGCATGTTTCCCAGGAATGGTATGTGGGTGATGAACATGTCCTTGCTTCTACCGGAAGACCATCAGTCCAAACCGGTAAACAAGGCTTCTTGGCAAACGAAACAACATTAGCACCTAGGGACAAAATTGCTGAACTTTTTCACTATCTAAAAAGGGACGGATTCACGATCGGAATCGGAACAGGCCGGCCCGCACTTGAAACGATCCAGCCTTTTAAGCATTTGGACTGGTTAAAGCATTTTGATGAGAATCGAATTGTGACGGCTGATGACGTTTTGATAGCGGAAAAGGAGCTTCCAGAATGGAAATCTTTATCGAAACCGCATCCGTATACATATGTAATGGGGATTAAGGGTAGGAGTACGTCTATACGGGAATGTTTAGAAACGGCGCTGCCAATAGAAAATGGTGAAGAGGTCCTTGTGGTCGGGGATTCCTTGGCAGATTTGTTAGCTGCGAGACAACTAGGTTGTCAGTTTGCCGCGGTCTTAACAGGGCTATCCGGAAAAGCCGCACGAAGTGAATTTGAACAGTATGAGGCGGATTATATACTTGATTCGGTTTTAGATCTAAAGAGTATTCTTTAA
- a CDS encoding homoserine dehydrogenase gives MKAISIGLLGLGTVGSGVVKIIENHQDKLIHQVGCPVVVKKILVQDLHKNRPVEVDTETLTSNPDDILFDKEIDVVIEVMGGVHDTKDYLITALRQGKHVVTANKDLMALHGSELLTVATEHGCDLFYEASVAGGIPVLRGLVDGLASDRITQMMGIVNGTTNYILTKMSDEGRSYEEVLKEAQELGFAEADPTADVEGLDAARKMTILATLGFSMHIDLDDVKVSGISSITEEDLSYGKQLGYTMKLIGYAGREGEKVEVSVAPTFLSNNHPLASVQNEYNAVYVYGEAVGETMFYGPGAGSMPTATAVVSDLVGVIKNLRLGVNGRSAVTPQYPKRLKDNEEKFSKYFLRIHVQDEVGVFADITAIFARHGVSFEKILQLPIKKNETSEIVLVTHKASETNYDKILLELYDLSAVKEVKSAYRVVRKA, from the coding sequence ATGAAAGCAATCTCGATAGGGTTATTAGGATTAGGCACAGTTGGTTCAGGCGTAGTAAAAATTATTGAAAATCACCAAGATAAATTAATCCATCAAGTGGGGTGTCCGGTTGTCGTTAAAAAGATCCTTGTCCAGGACCTACATAAGAATAGACCGGTTGAAGTAGATACAGAGACTTTAACCTCCAACCCAGATGATATCCTTTTTGACAAGGAAATTGATGTAGTCATTGAGGTTATGGGCGGGGTACATGATACAAAAGACTATTTGATTACCGCTCTTCGCCAAGGCAAGCATGTGGTAACAGCCAATAAAGATTTGATGGCCCTCCATGGTTCCGAGCTCTTAACAGTCGCCACAGAACATGGCTGTGACCTCTTTTACGAAGCAAGTGTGGCTGGCGGTATTCCAGTCTTAAGAGGTCTTGTTGACGGCCTTGCGTCAGACAGGATTACACAAATGATGGGAATTGTGAATGGAACAACCAATTATATATTAACTAAAATGAGTGATGAAGGACGTTCATATGAAGAGGTCCTTAAAGAAGCACAGGAGCTCGGCTTTGCAGAAGCAGATCCAACTGCCGATGTTGAAGGCCTTGATGCGGCACGAAAAATGACCATTCTCGCTACATTAGGGTTTTCAATGCATATTGATTTGGACGATGTAAAGGTCAGTGGTATTTCCAGCATTACTGAAGAAGACTTAAGCTACGGTAAACAATTAGGCTATACGATGAAGTTAATCGGCTATGCCGGTCGTGAGGGTGAAAAGGTCGAGGTCAGTGTTGCACCTACATTCCTATCAAACAATCACCCACTTGCCTCTGTGCAAAATGAATACAATGCAGTTTATGTGTACGGAGAAGCCGTCGGCGAAACGATGTTTTACGGTCCTGGTGCAGGAAGCATGCCAACCGCAACAGCAGTCGTATCGGACCTTGTTGGAGTCATTAAAAATTTACGACTTGGCGTAAATGGCCGCAGTGCTGTTACACCGCAATATCCAAAGCGGTTAAAGGATAATGAAGAAAAGTTCTCCAAATACTTCCTTAGGATTCATGTCCAGGATGAAGTGGGCGTGTTTGCCGATATTACCGCAATTTTTGCTAGACATGGGGTAAGTTTTGAAAAAATTCTGCAGTTGCCAATTAAGAAAAATGAGACATCAGAAATTGTCTTAGTTACACACAAAGCTTCAGAAACTAATTATGATAAGATTTTACTGGAATTATACGATTTAAGCGCAGTTAAGGAAGTAAAAAGTGCATATAGAGTGGTGAGGAAAGCATGA
- a CDS encoding MarR family transcriptional regulator gives MNSEEFLKLENQLCFAIYACSREITRLYRPILDQLELTYPQFLTLIVLWEGKHLTVKEIGERLYLDSGTLTPMLKRMEAMGLLVRVRAAEDERKVIIELTEKGTQLREAAMELPEKCIPHFGLSRGEYKDLLIKMNQLIANLQRVTRS, from the coding sequence TTGAACTCAGAAGAATTTTTGAAGCTTGAGAACCAATTATGTTTTGCGATATATGCTTGTTCAAGGGAAATTACCCGGCTCTATCGTCCCATATTAGATCAGCTTGAACTCACCTATCCGCAATTTTTAACCCTAATCGTTTTATGGGAGGGTAAACACCTCACTGTAAAAGAGATTGGGGAGCGTCTTTATTTAGACAGTGGCACCTTAACACCAATGTTAAAACGAATGGAAGCAATGGGCTTATTGGTTCGAGTTAGGGCTGCTGAAGACGAGCGCAAAGTAATAATCGAACTGACTGAAAAAGGCACACAGTTAAGAGAAGCTGCAATGGAGCTACCGGAAAAGTGCATCCCCCATTTCGGCCTTTCAAGAGGCGAATACAAAGACTTATTGATAAAAATGAACCAGTTAATTGCAAATCTCCAAAGAGTGACACGATCCTAA
- the thrC gene encoding threonine synthase, whose amino-acid sequence MRWPGLLEAYKEYLPINEQTPKLTLNEGNTPLIKLERLSQEWGVELYVKVEGANPTGSFKDRGMVMAVAKAVEEGSKTVICASTGNTSAAAAAYAARAGINCIVVIPEGKIALGKLAQAMMYGAEIISIEGNFDEALKMVRNISKVEPIALVNSVNPYRLEGQKTAAFEVCDQLGAAPEILAIPVGNAGNISAYWKGFKEYNEKKETGLPRMFGFEAAGAAALVHNRVFENPETIATAIRIGNPASWDLAVNAVEESHGQFDEVSDEEIITAYKKLAAAEGVFAEPASCASIAGVYKSIQNGKISKGTRIVAVLTGNGLKDPDTAISSSLVTPVPLPNDEKAVAEHIRGVVRG is encoded by the coding sequence ATGAGATGGCCGGGATTATTAGAAGCATATAAAGAATATTTACCAATTAACGAACAAACACCTAAGCTTACGCTAAATGAGGGAAATACACCGTTAATCAAGCTTGAAAGGCTATCCCAGGAATGGGGCGTTGAGCTTTATGTAAAAGTTGAAGGGGCTAACCCAACCGGTTCTTTCAAAGACAGAGGGATGGTTATGGCTGTTGCCAAGGCAGTAGAGGAAGGCAGTAAAACCGTTATCTGTGCATCCACAGGAAATACATCCGCGGCAGCGGCAGCATATGCGGCGCGGGCCGGAATCAATTGTATCGTTGTCATCCCAGAAGGGAAAATTGCGCTGGGAAAACTGGCGCAAGCAATGATGTATGGAGCAGAAATTATCTCGATTGAGGGAAATTTCGACGAAGCGTTAAAAATGGTGCGAAATATTAGTAAGGTAGAACCGATTGCGCTCGTAAATTCGGTCAATCCTTATCGGCTTGAGGGACAAAAAACAGCCGCATTTGAAGTGTGTGACCAGCTTGGGGCTGCACCTGAAATTTTAGCAATTCCGGTTGGAAATGCCGGAAATATCAGTGCATATTGGAAAGGGTTTAAAGAATACAACGAGAAGAAGGAGACGGGACTGCCACGAATGTTTGGCTTTGAAGCAGCGGGTGCGGCAGCACTTGTCCATAATCGCGTCTTTGAAAATCCGGAAACCATAGCAACAGCCATTCGAATTGGTAATCCTGCAAGCTGGGATCTTGCAGTGAATGCCGTCGAAGAATCCCATGGCCAATTTGATGAAGTAAGCGATGAAGAAATAATTACCGCTTATAAAAAATTAGCAGCCGCTGAAGGTGTATTTGCTGAACCTGCATCCTGCGCATCCATTGCCGGCGTGTATAAGAGTATCCAAAATGGAAAAATCAGCAAAGGGACAAGAATTGTCGCTGTGCTGACAGGTAATGGTTTAAAGGACCCTGACACAGCTATCAGTAGCAGTCTTGTCACACCAGTTCCATTACCAAACGATGAAAAAGCTGTTGCTGAACATATTCGAGGAGTTGTCCGCGGATGA
- a CDS encoding acyl-CoA dehydrogenase family protein yields MNFSQSEEQKSVRKVVRAFVDREIMPYIKEWDEKGHFATNILERLAELQLMGVCIPEEYGGVGMDYNTLAIVCEELERGDTAFRTAVSVHTGLNSMTLLQWGTEEQKQKYLVPQAKGEKVGAFGLTEPNAGSDVAAMETTAVKDGNYYILNGSKTWISLCDVADHFLIFAKTDPKAVHHGISCFIVERTLAGFSSKAIKGKLGIRAGNTGEVFFDNVRVPAENLLGYEGEGFKIAMSALDNGRFTVAAGACGTIMASLEASVKYCEERKTFGKEIGRHQLVQQMIAKMSANLEISRLLVFKAGWLKNNGKRNTQETSLAKWISCDAAYEAANDAVQIHGAYGFSNEFPVERYLRNAKAPVIYEGTREIHTIMQGEYALGYREDKPLRKMLPAWPFEESLIKG; encoded by the coding sequence ATGAATTTTTCACAATCGGAAGAACAAAAGAGTGTAAGAAAGGTAGTCAGAGCCTTCGTTGACCGTGAAATTATGCCCTATATTAAGGAGTGGGATGAGAAAGGCCATTTTGCCACAAATATTCTAGAACGTTTAGCGGAGCTACAGCTCATGGGGGTATGCATCCCTGAGGAGTATGGCGGCGTCGGTATGGATTACAACACACTTGCGATAGTCTGCGAGGAGCTCGAACGAGGAGACACTGCTTTCCGCACCGCTGTCTCTGTTCATACCGGATTAAATAGTATGACGCTATTGCAGTGGGGAACAGAGGAGCAGAAGCAAAAATATCTTGTTCCGCAAGCTAAAGGTGAAAAAGTAGGTGCCTTTGGACTTACGGAACCGAATGCCGGATCGGATGTAGCGGCAATGGAGACGACGGCGGTAAAGGACGGGAACTACTATATTTTAAATGGATCAAAAACATGGATTTCTCTCTGTGATGTGGCCGATCATTTCTTGATTTTTGCCAAAACAGACCCGAAGGCAGTTCATCATGGCATTTCCTGCTTCATTGTCGAACGCACACTTGCCGGTTTCTCCTCAAAGGCGATTAAAGGGAAGCTTGGGATCCGCGCCGGAAATACGGGTGAGGTCTTTTTTGATAATGTCAGAGTGCCTGCAGAAAACTTGTTAGGATATGAAGGAGAGGGCTTTAAAATTGCGATGTCTGCCCTGGACAATGGCCGTTTCACGGTAGCAGCAGGCGCTTGCGGCACGATTATGGCCTCGCTTGAAGCAAGTGTTAAATATTGTGAAGAACGGAAAACATTTGGCAAGGAAATCGGCAGGCACCAGCTCGTTCAGCAAATGATTGCGAAAATGTCGGCAAACCTTGAGATTTCCCGATTACTCGTTTTTAAAGCCGGCTGGTTAAAAAATAACGGCAAGCGCAATACACAGGAAACATCGTTGGCAAAATGGATTTCTTGTGATGCGGCCTATGAGGCAGCTAACGATGCTGTCCAAATTCACGGTGCTTACGGGTTCTCAAATGAATTTCCGGTCGAGCGTTATTTACGAAATGCTAAGGCCCCTGTCATTTATGAGGGCACGAGAGAAATTCATACGATTATGCAGGGGGAATATGCACTCGGGTACCGCGAGGATAAACCGCTGCGAAAAATGCTGCCTGCATGGCCATTTGAAGAAAGTTTGATAAAAGGTTAA
- a CDS encoding NAD-dependent succinate-semialdehyde dehydrogenase, whose product MYLNGDWVGSDYEVFTEIINPATKEVIGAVPTGGAYEAKQAVDAAHKAFKLWSKKTAEERYHLLMKWYFLIEENKHEIARIMTIEQGKPLNEALGEVKYANGFISWYAEEGKRVYGETIPASHPNKRILVRKEPVGVIAAITPWNFPAAMITRKIAPALAAGCTAVVKPANQTPLTALKIVELAHEAGIPAGVINVITGRSAEIGEVWLKDPRVTKITFTGSTEVGKTLMRGAAENVKKVSLELGGNAPFIVMDDANLAKAAVGLVQSKFRNAGQTCICTNRVYVQESVADEFIKLFQAELEKLKVGNGLEEGTDIGPLIDKAAYKKVDGLVKDALKKGGKVTYSGLKPADENGYFYAPTILTDIHDGMECMKDEIFGPLAPISTFKTEEEAIERANNSCYGLAAYVYTDNLSRSFRITEQLEYGIIGLNDALPSVVQAPFGGYKESGLGREGGHYGIEEFLEVKYISIGLDI is encoded by the coding sequence ATGTATCTAAATGGCGATTGGGTTGGCAGTGATTATGAGGTTTTTACAGAAATCATCAATCCTGCGACAAAAGAAGTGATTGGTGCGGTGCCTACGGGTGGTGCCTATGAGGCCAAGCAGGCAGTCGATGCCGCCCATAAAGCCTTCAAACTCTGGTCGAAAAAGACGGCGGAAGAGCGCTATCATCTTTTGATGAAATGGTATTTTTTAATAGAAGAAAATAAGCATGAAATTGCCCGGATCATGACGATTGAGCAAGGAAAACCATTAAATGAGGCGCTTGGTGAGGTTAAGTACGCAAACGGATTTATCTCTTGGTATGCGGAAGAAGGGAAACGGGTTTACGGTGAAACCATTCCAGCCTCCCATCCCAATAAAAGAATATTAGTTCGGAAGGAACCTGTTGGTGTCATTGCGGCGATTACCCCGTGGAATTTTCCGGCAGCGATGATTACGAGGAAAATAGCTCCGGCACTTGCAGCCGGTTGTACGGCCGTCGTAAAACCGGCGAACCAAACGCCGTTGACTGCTTTAAAAATAGTTGAACTTGCCCATGAGGCGGGGATTCCGGCCGGGGTCATTAACGTGATTACCGGGCGTTCCGCTGAAATTGGTGAGGTTTGGCTGAAGGACCCACGCGTGACGAAAATAACGTTTACCGGTTCAACGGAGGTCGGCAAAACGTTAATGCGCGGCGCCGCTGAAAATGTTAAAAAGGTATCCTTGGAGCTTGGCGGAAATGCCCCGTTTATCGTTATGGATGACGCTAATTTAGCAAAGGCTGCTGTAGGGCTTGTCCAATCCAAGTTCCGCAATGCCGGTCAGACCTGTATTTGTACGAATCGGGTGTATGTGCAGGAAAGTGTTGCCGACGAATTCATCAAGCTTTTTCAAGCGGAATTAGAAAAGTTAAAGGTCGGCAACGGGCTTGAAGAAGGAACAGATATTGGGCCGTTAATTGATAAAGCTGCATATAAAAAAGTTGACGGACTTGTCAAGGATGCGCTCAAAAAGGGTGGAAAAGTCACATATAGTGGCCTCAAACCAGCTGATGAAAATGGCTATTTCTATGCTCCAACGATTTTGACCGATATTCACGATGGGATGGAATGCATGAAGGATGAAATCTTTGGTCCACTCGCACCAATCTCAACTTTCAAAACGGAAGAGGAAGCCATCGAACGGGCAAATAATTCCTGTTACGGCTTGGCGGCCTATGTCTATACGGACAATTTAAGCCGCTCCTTCAGAATCACAGAGCAGCTTGAGTACGGAATTATCGGTTTAAATGATGCCCTGCCATCGGTCGTTCAGGCTCCATTCGGCGGCTATAAAGAGAGCGGCCTCGGCCGTGAAGGCGGACATTATGGAATTGAAGAGTTCTTAGAAGTGAAGTATATATCCATTGGGTTGGATATATAA